The DNA segment TTGATTACAGAGTGAGTGCAGCCATTTTTCTGAGCAGCTAGCTGATTCTTGTCCTTCACTTCTGCATGGTGTCATAAATGTCACAGTGCTGCAGGACCCGTTTATTGTATATTTTTTTGTAAGACCCACACCTTTAAATCTATGTCTAAATTTAGTATAAGAAAATAAATCCGAAACTTATCTGTACGTCTGGCACAGCTGCCTTTCCTAAGTACACATTTCATCATCCGCAGCGCTGCAGCCCGCGCTGCACTATCTTCGCGTGGTATTGGCGCAGTGCATGGAAGTGTGGTAGGCTCCTCATTGGTCCATTTGCCGATTCCACACTTGATAGTCTGTTCGAGGGAAGCACTGGCCTCTTCATGAAACTTGTATATTCCGCTGCTCCATGGCTTTTTTCGTTGTGCTGCCCTCTTGTGTGTATATGTTCATGCAATATGTGCTGATTTTCACAGGTAGCTCCTGCTGCTGAATGTTTTTGTGCATCATGCAGTGTTACGGTGCATTGTACAGTGATATCAACTGTAAAATTTCATGCCTTGAAAGGTACAGTGCACAAGCAGACAAGGATGAAGAACAGTGTAATGGACACAAGTGCGGGCTTTAAATTGGTGTGATCTTTGGTGAAGACAGATCTTATAGCTAAAGAGTTCATGGAATTATGCTTGTGGACTGGGCTCTCAATAACCCTTTCCACATAAAGGCTTAGGCTTGATGGCTAACTCCTGAGCACTTGCCTTGCATGGCCAGGCCTTTATGGTACAAGGGCAAGCGGCAAACGCAACAACACGTTTGCTGACATTAAAGTACCGTAAAAACCCGCGTATAATGCGAACCCGCATATAAAGTTTTATCTGCGTATAATACGAGTTaggaaaactcgaggaaaacatttatttaaattgcactccgcacttcaatcgctgtcttcctcagctgcgctctcttcggaTAGTTCCTTGTCGGACATATCTTACCAGAGGTACTCgtcctctgtgccatcgagcatgttcgagatgccgcacttcttgaatgcactacacacaaggtcctctggtatgctgacccatgcgtccacaatccacttgcatagcgtGGCTGGCGAAGCCCACTTCAGCCACCCGGTTGGCGTCGCTGCAGGCCCACCTGAGCGCATCCAATTTGCGTAACACCACTTGACCGCATCCTTGAATGACTTGTTCAtgcaaacatctaaaggctgcagctgagacgtctTCCTACCCGGGATAATGACAAGTTCAGTGCCGGACTCGtgcaacagcctcttcactgagtcagccaaatggcaacgaaatgcgtccagcacgaggatggacgggaacgacaacagtgcgcTGGGCCGCCTACACCAGACGGAGTTTATCCAGTCTagcacaagattgtcgttcatccagcctttctcatggcatctcacaaacacattttttggcagctcctcacctttaggcactgtcttgcgcttgaagacaACATAGGGCAGGAGGTTGTGTCCCTCTGCCGTGCAcgacaacatgacggtaactcATGTTTTCTTGTTGCCAGTGGACCAGACATAAACgtgtttagagcccttttcgtgcacAGTGAGaggcgatggcatgtccagataaaccggcgtttggtcagcattgccgatttgccctagctggaagttcttggacttgcacagcgaaataatgtggcactggaaagccacaagcagctcttcaaacgattctGGCAGCTTGTGCGAAATCGAAGTTCGGCGGCATAAGGAAAATCCAGCacggcacatgtagcgataaatccagtgcttgcttgctttgaaggcggagcttggtagctctttttctcttgcaaactccttagcttttgcctgcataagctccatgCTCACAGCTAGATGCGCGGCTCGCTGTTGGCGTACGAACTTCGTCAGGGCGAGTTCGATTTCCAGGAATGTTCCACTCTTCGGGCTGTGAAAGCTTCTTCGCGTTCCACTGCACGTGAAAAGGGCTTCCTACTGTCAACGTCATCCGCGAATGCTTCCCTCGTTGACGCCAAACTGCCTCCTGGCCGCACTGTTGCCGTTGTCCTATGCAGCtgctaaaataacctttctcttgaaagcagccgagtactgttttcgtggacatcttggtccttcaatgcggAATCAACAAGATGCACTTCGCGAAGCGTGATTTGCACATGTGCTGCCAAGGTccgcactcaacaataaagaaacgatgctgtagtcacgcagcaataacgaaccaagccgtagccacgcagcaataatgaaaccaagccgtagccatgcagcaataaggaaaccaagccgtagccacgcagcaataacgaagtcaagccatagccacgcagcagtaatgaaaccaaaacttctagcccaaatttctgactcAAAATTTAGTTTGAATCCGCATATAGTATGAGGCGAAAATTTGGGACACTAATAATAGGAAAAAAACCTCGTATTATACGAGGGTTTTTACGGGATATTGCAAGCCTGACGTCTCACTGGGATTCATGTTGGCGGCTGCCAATACGAGATGAAATGTTTGGTTGGACCATATGACGAACAGAGGTGGAGAACAACAGTGGAGAGAATCAAGGCATTCAAGTGGGGTCCTTCCTTCATTGTAGCTGGCAGTGTTCTCCCTCCAGCACTTGCCAGCCAATCACAGTgcccctgcctttctctctcactcAATCCAATAGACCAATCGCAACAGTTATGCTGCGCATGCATGAGAAAGGCTGTGTTCTAAAGAAACTCACATCCACAGACTAGCAGAACAAAGTTTTGTTCCCGTTCAACACTTCCCCACACACTCCTCTACTGTGCGAGGGCTTGGTGAGGGTAAAGGATATAGAATGGCAACAATACATTCCCCTCTTCCCCCACTAGTGGGGAGAACAGGTGTGGAGGAACTGTGACGACCGGAAATTTTCAAAATAATTCTCAGAAAGCCTTCGTGCATGTGTTTCCTCTCTGGAAGAAGTGCAACTTTTGATGGAAGAAATAGCCTTGCAGGGCAGCCAACTTACAGAATTTTGCAAGAAGCTGATTGGTGTGAGGCTAGGCTTTTTGAAGCAAGAGGGAAGGGGCCAGATGCATTGCTGCTGGGAAGCTGCACCGCTCcccacatggaaaaaaaaaagggaaggagCGTCTGCTCTGCCCGGGTATTCCAGCacatgcattaaaaagaaaaattattggaTGCCATAATTCCCATACCTTCTGGCATTTCATGCGTCTAAGTGTATAAAGGCCCTCGTTAAATGTTTCCAATGTTGTAACAACAACGGAAAGGAAGCCTGCATTATCGCTATTCAGCAATGCTAAAAAATCGCCTACAAGCCTGAACCTTCTAGCAACATGGATGCCTTCTGCCAGACGCTTGCATGAGATCCTGTCGAGCATCACCAAGAGCAGATTTCTCAGAAAATATGGCAGTGGCAGAAGCCAATGGTTTGAAAACAGTTGGTCACACCTTGAGCCTTGTCAAAAGACATCCCCACTGGCAAAAGCTCTCTTTTCTACTTTGTTCTCATCTGCTCGTGCACTGTAGTCTTCAAGAGCCAACTAGCCTGATTCTTTATGTTGTTATGGAGCATTAAATTAACATTTTCTGTGAAAACCAACATGCCACATCATCACGCAACCTTACCTGCGGTGCAATATCCACACATACATTTGGTGAACGAAGCCCCAGTTGCGCAGTTACTTGCCAGTGACAGTAAATGAGCtagaaaatgacattaaataAAGCTTTTTCAAGGTTATGACATATGGTAGCAAGAGTGCCAGTTTTTCAAAACACACAAACATTTGTTTACTTTTCATTTAAATATCGTCTCCACTCCAGAAATCTGGGCTcaaatttatgaaaaaaaaaaaaagtgcagccctTGTTAGAGATTACACTGTGCATCTTCATGTCCTTGGAGTTTACTTGAGAGGCTGCCTCACCATGTTACACAGCTCATAAGTTGTAGATTCTAGCATGCTAACATGGCGGCCACAATTACCATTGCTGTGGCCTGAGCAGTTTCTCTGTGCATGTGTCGGCAACCTAAACCACCTGTTGCAGGTAGTTTAGCTGAGCTGAATTGTGTAATTTGTTTGTCTTTCCATGCATAGAAACCTGCTGCCACACCTGCTGCGACACAGAGGCTAGGCtgtggtgacgatgatgatgatgaaggtgatgatgatgatgaggaggaggctGCTGACATGGATGCCTTTGTGGAGAGTGGGTTGCTGGATGCAGATGACCCAGTGTGTTCCCTGATTCCATATTCTCAGAACTGCCTAAATTTTCAACCTCGGTACTTTAGTGTCAGAATGTTGCTGCTAGTGGTAATAAGCTCTTGACAAAAGTGGTGTACAACATCTGTTGCTTCATTGTCCAATGACAACACGGTTTGTAGGATCTAGCGCACACTACATTACGCTGCTTTTCATAAAAAAAGATGCATTTACTGCTAGCTTCCTAGCACATTTGCACTGTAGCAACAACTGTCCCCTAAACTCTCAACTTGTTGCAAATCTAAGTCAAGCACTAATTAGGAGCCACATGTGGGTAAAAGAAACTCTGGCATTAATTAATTCCTGTTTATCCTTCTGTTGACTCAGGAAACAGTCAATCATTCCCAACTAAACAGATTTTCTtctcatttccttttctttctgcatGTACCGCCTTGTGGATAAGTTTACTCTTTTACATTATTTTCTGACAGATCTGCAGTCTCTCGACTTTTTTGTCTTAAGAAGTGCGGCACACACAGTTGCCAACTAACAAAACTGCACCAGTATTAGTGGGTTTGGGAGATAACCCCTTCAGGTGCCAAATAATTAATATCCATTCCAACTTTtgtttcaccacatttcttgTATTTACAGAATTGCCAAACCTGTACAGATGCAGAACAAATTAAGAATATTTAATTCTTCAGCGAATTTTACCATGTTCGCAACATGTGGATTCTGTGAAAACATTACTTATTTCACATCTAACATATTTTGAAAGCCACCTAGCCAGCCACTTGAAAAATACAGCTGATGAAAAGCAATGTAAGAAGTGAACCTCTTTCAGGACAACATACTGAAAGCAGGCACCCAGCCTTTCTACCTGCCAACTCATTTTACTAAAACACTTTATGCATGTACTATTCAAACTTGCACTGCAGGTCCAATCAGAAGCATTCAAGATGCAGGTGGCATATTTTAaatattcttgctttttttttaatatgcattATATTCATATGCACAAATGAGCACCTGAAGGGAGTAAGAACTAGGTTTCTCAGCTATCATCACCAACTGACATCCATGCCTTTACTCCTAGTTTGTAAAATATTTCCCCTGAAAAGAAGGTTGTCTTGTGTTTGAGCAAATGTAGTGCTTGTGTAGATGCTTAGCATGCAGTACATGTCACCTTCCACCCAACCTGCTGCCTCGCCAGGCAACTTTTGTGGCGAAGACTGAAGCAATGGAAAAAACGACGGCCGCAGGAGGTGACAGTGAGTCCGGCGCCTTAGATGGTGCCATCGTAAGCACTCGCACCTACGACCTCAACATCACCTATGACAACTACTACCGCACTCCACGGCTCTGGCTATATGGCTATGATGAGGTATGCTCTGCCGCAGGTGCCTAAAGGGCTTGCACATGAGATGATCTGACATTATAATAACACCGTGAGCGTTTTGTTCTTGTAGTCCAGGCTTTTTAGTACCAGCGATTCATGGCACTGTCAGCCTTACATGAGGCAAACTTTCTACTATAATGTGAAAAGGCTTTCCTATTCATTTTTTGCTGTAACCTTTTAAAAAACACTCACAAGACTTTTTTTGTTTATCGTTCTTTCACATTAAATGGTCTAAGCCAGTCACCATTGTAACtcggtggctatggcattgcaatGCTGAAgacaaggtcatgggttcaaaCCCAGCCATGGGGGTTGCATTCCATTGAAGACAGAATGCAAAACACtcatgtgccgtgcattgggtgcacatcaAGAGCCGCAGGTTGTTAAAATGAATGTGGAGTCTCCCGCTACATTATGGCTCatacataatcagatcgtggtttcggcacttaaaacccccattttctttttttgaggggcGACTGCAAATATATATGTCAGCGCTTATTTTTAACTTTTGCCTTATGGATCTATAGCAATAGATCAATTTGATTGACAGATTTAATATACATTATTAAACATTCCCATTGAAATTCTACTGGCAATGCCATGGTCTCTCAAATGATTACTGAACTTTCATAACTATTGGCCAGATTTGCCAATTTTTGGCAGATTGGGGAGTCTGGAATAATAAAAGTTTGCCTGGAGGGATTGTCAAAACTAGCCTTCACTGCTCCTAGCACTTCCTCTATAAAACGATACAGAACTTGTGCTTTGGTCAACTCGGCAgcataatttttaaatgacagtAACAGTTAAGACATAGAAATTCCTGGCAGGTTGTGCAATTTTCCGATCAGATGTCTAGACTGTTCTAATGATGTCTCAAACAATGGTAGATGCTCATGAGTTTGTGTTATTTTGCTAATTGTGTTTAACTAATATCAAGTGCAGCTTTATTTTTCCTACTGTGGATTACTTTTACCAGGCAATCAGTGTTTCAACAGCATGTGTACAAATTATTATAACTGATACTTTCTGTTGTGTGGGGTTTTCACTCGCATAAGACCACTTAGTCGATTTTAGACCGGCCTTCGACTAAAGCTTGACCAGCAGTTTAATCTCCTACATTTTGAACACCACCTGCACAAGTAACCTTATTCATTAGTGTGCAGTACTGTACAGGAACTGAGCAAAGCATGTAGAGGCTGCAGCGCATGGAAAATGCTCTAGACCAGCTTGTTTGTGCAGGAAAGCCGATCGAACACAATAATCAAATCTGCGTGTGTACGTTTATCAAGCCAATAATCAAGTACATATGAGGAGTTTTCTGCATGGTCCCTGACCTGAAAATCATGGCTTTGCAATCCTAAAGGATTCAGTAAAAATCGAACCAGGTGCCTGCTGCAATGAGTAATAACAAATGCTGTTTGTGCAATAGAAACTTACTTGCTTTCAAATTTGCAAAGCTGCTGCTTTCTCACATAGCATGGGCATCACTATGTCTAGCATTAACGTCAGAAAATCtgcgtaataatttttttttgtggtctAGCTTTAAAAAGTTGAGAACTAGGAGCCAGGTGCATATTGCATAtttcggttttttttcttttactctgaAATACCCATATAAAAGTggcaaattattactttcattcaAGTTCCTTGGGATACTTCTTTGAAGTTTAACATAAAAATTCTCAAAACCTGTCTGAGGAATTACTGCTTtatgttcattaaaaaaaattggtgatGAGGCCATAATTTCATGTATCATGGTATATGTTGCAACTACTACATCTTAATATAGAAGATTAAAATGTGAAATCACCGAAAATTAGCACATTTCTAGTGCTAAGGAAAGAGTTAGGAAAAAGTTTTAGCTCGGGAGCTCATCTCTAAATACGTACATGGGAAATGGGAAATaatcttggcaaccactgcaccaattttgatgaagtttgttgcttTTAAAGGAAAATGTCAAAATCCAGTTCACATAGCAAGCATATTATTTAGGCTATCAATCTTTTAACAGTATATTGCAAGttgcaatatttaaaaacaaatATCAAGTTTATGACTCCAACTCAGCAATAAACGATTATATTACAATTTtataaactgcacctaataatacattTAATGTGGTCGAAATCTGTGTGTTATACACTGCTCAAAAGTAtgccactaatttgtgagtaggacttttgcgaaACACTTATAAACAGCGTAACAATTTCTCAAAAGCtgtaaattgacatatcaaatttgtccacttgaaATTCTTTAGCAAATGCAACTTACAGAACTGTGATAACTGTTTTTAGGAAAATGCAGTTTTAAGGATTTGGAAACTTCATGCTGCTATATTTTTTAAGTTGCAAATTTTTGGCAATCTTTGTAAAAAATATGAGGTTAGTAAAGCTTACGTAGAAGGCTTATTGTgaaaaataattgttttctcTGCAAATGGCAAGTGGCATCTAAAAGGGTTAAAGTTCATCTGCAGCGAAATTTTGCTTTGGCTAATTTGTTTATAGATGAGTAGTTATATCTAGTATCAAAGCAACTTTGGCAAAGCTGTAGGGCTggtaattgtctaattttcttcttagcagcctttaaatagcacctaagcagatgGTGATTTTACCTGGTAGTTAGTGGGTATGTTGCAAATCCGAGCTCACCGCCTCCAAAATTTTCACTATGCCATGGTATATGGCATCATGGCACTGCTTCATCTTGGAGGTCATGCAAAATGAGCCACACTGGGTCTGTGTTCTGCGTCATTTTCGGCGAGTGTTAATGCGACCGTTTTGATCAGTTTTAGTATGAAAACCATATATTTCTTTCCACTTTTTGTGATTCATCCACTTGTATTTCGATTGTACGATTTTGTGTGGAGGCTTGTCTATTTGAAGATAGTATTTCGTTCTACGAAgcctttctcttcttttgttGGGCTCACGGCAGTCGGTAACGGAAGGGAACACCTGTGGTGTTAAAAGAACTGAAACCTGGGCATGGAACAGCATGCAACTCTACAGGCTCATTATCCTGTTATGGTGGCCTACTGTGCAGAAGCGACAGCCTCTGAGCATGGAGGCCATGTACGAGGACATCAGCCAGGACCATGCCAAGAAGACAGTCACCATGGAAGCCCACCCTCACTTGCCAGGCCCTCCAATGGCCTCTGTTCACCCTTGCAGGTATGGACCTCGAACAATGTGCAGTACTGCCAAAACGTGGACACTGGCATAGCACAATCTTGTTCCACCTGCTGTCTGACTAGCATTGGCCTCAGGGTAGCCAGATGCAGATAGCTGTCAATGCAAGCTGAGTCTGAAAGAAGCATAAAAATCTAGCCTAAGCAGTTTATCAATTATCAGACTGCATGTATATAATTATAAAAATTTATTCTAATCTTGAAATGCCCATCAGTGTTTCATGAAGATTGCTGTCTCTTCAAGGAGGGGGCACTAACATGTGTCACAGTGACAGCTTGTTTGAaatggtaatttttttcttctttttgtcattgaagTCCCATTTCAATTAATGTATTTTCTTGTACAGCATCAAGCCCCAATCCCCCACCCCACGATTTTTATTTTGAGCAGAATAAATGCAAGCCAACGAGGAACATGTACTTATACCTTGTCTCTTTCTGGGCACTGCATGCTGTGGTTGTTTGCATAGTGAAGCACCAGCCCAGCAGTTTAGTTGCTGCCATTACATCTACCCTCTGTGAGTAGCTGTTCATTTTGCAGGCAACAGCTTTTTAAGCATTGGGACTGCTCTACCATCATTTTTAGTGAAATTGATATAATGCGCCTAATTTTCCTGTGTCACACAGCACAAGGCTGACACGTCTAAGATTAGTGGTAAGGTGGAAAAACTGGTATGGCTGTGCATTCGTGGGGACAAAAGTGAAGTTGTGTAatgcattagaaaaaaaatgacagccTTTAAGGAAGAGTTTAACAGCCATGAGTACATGCCAACTAGTTTATCTTTAATGTGGCCTAACTTTTTGCCAATACAAAGCATATACCAGCTCAGAACGCATTCAGCTACCTACGCCATGTGACTTAGAATGAAGTTTATCTCTGGCACGATGCTTCCGTAACGGGCATAACATCTGACATGGCCAAAGCCCACTTCTTGAGCTTTCTATCATGATCAAGTTCAGAAAGTACCTGCAGAGCATGCACACAATGCTTGTGTTGGAGAGTTTATTCACTCATTGACAGAGGCATCATTCCCAAGGGTCTTCAACATTATCCCAGTCAGTGCATACCTTTTGCTGCCATGGTAACTCTTGAAAGCCCTATTCCTATGCATTGTGGCCCAAATCTTCATAGTTACCCACAACAGTATTAGTAAGGCACTGCAAAATACAAGACAAGGACTGTCCTGTGTTTTCACCCTTGTGTGTCGCGTGTTTTTTGTTAATCCCCACAACTGAAACTCTGTTCAGGCCAGTAGCGTGATTTTAGAAATATTGTGGTCTTCCGTGACTGCTGTCTGTAGTAGTGTCATTCTAACCTTAATTACTGCACACTTTTGTTGTAAGAGCCAGATGTGAAATAGTGCTGTGAGTAATGTGATTTTGGTGCAGTAACCGGCTCTTTGCTACAGCTGCTGGTCTGGTATGCAGACTAGCAGTTCTCTCTTGGCCGTGCAGCCTGCTGAACTATAGTCCAGCATATACTGACTGCATTGTAGACCACTGTAGGTTACAACCACAAATTACAAGCTCCGTGCCCGCAGTTCATGGAAACGGGACTCTTGTAGATCCTATTCGTAAACTTTTTGGGGGAAAATGGAGCACGAGGTTGTCCACAATGCGTTGTGCAAGTTAGGAGCACATTTATCTGTGCAGTTCATGGAGGTTGCATTAAGGAGACCATGGATTAACACTTTTGGAGGTGCTTTCATTTTCGCATGATTTCATGTCACTAGTGCCAGAGGCATCAGTGTCTACAAGCGACAGCATTCTTGGTACAGTGCGAAGCACGCTGCTGTTCACAGAAACTGATGTGGGTGCCAGTACAGTCTCAGGtgccgggacctcctcctgcacaTTCCATTTTATAACAACTTTATATCTAGCAATAAAATATGATTCTGATTTTAATTCTGTTAGTCACACGTAATGTCGCAAAAATGAAAGTATTCCAGAAAATTATTGTTTGACGTCTCAAGCATTtgtctttatttcattttcttctgtttttatGTGACACCAGGCATGCTGAGGTGATGAAGAAGATCATCCAGACTGTGACTGAAGGCGGCGGTGAACTCGGTGTCCACATGTACCTCATCGTGTTCCTGAAATTTGTCCAAGCCGTCATCCCTACCATAGAGTACGACTACACCCAGAACTTTGCCATGTGAAATGCAAGCAGTTCACGGCATCAAACTTGTTTAAATTTCTGTGGGGAGATTTGGGGGGCACAGACATCACTCATTCTCTTTTTCCGTAAGCTGTGTCCTGAATGTTGCAGGGAGTTACAGGACTTTTGGTAACATGCATTGGTGCTGTGCGAGTCGAGAAGTGTGGCAGGGCACACATTGTGTTGTTCATTCTGTACTAGTTGGGTTGGTCACGTTCACTCTCGGTACGATTTGTGGCTGTCTGTAGACGTTTGTGGTGGCCCTGTGCCAGTTAGAATGGAGGATTACAGtacacagtttttcttatctggcAAATACCTACTTGACCCGTTGTCAGTCCCTGAAGCTCCTACAGTGCTCTTGAATGTATTTTAACATATTGTGTAAGGTGTTTGAGAAGTTGTTGTTACAGAGTACTATAGTAATGGAAGACACATtgcagcagcttgtgaaccctaAAGACAGATATTAGTTTCACTGCATTGCACACATGTCGTGATGCCAACAGCTCAGAGCAAACTGGTAGGTAAATGTGATGAACAGTGCTCATCTATACAAGCATTCTTTGTTGAGGATATTTTCTTATTCTCTTGCTGCGATGTGCCCTCATCTTTGTGCCTGCTGCAAATGCACAAAGC comes from the Dermacentor variabilis isolate Ectoservices chromosome 2, ASM5094787v1, whole genome shotgun sequence genome and includes:
- the Atg3 gene encoding autophagy-related protein 3 isoform X2 — protein: MQSVINTVKGTALGFADKLTPILKESKFKETGVITPEEFVHAGDHLVHHCPTWQWSAGEGLPAKSYLPPDKQFLVTRNVPCYKRCKDMEYSMEHEKVLEEEGDEDGGWVDTHHYADGTSSGLAEQVQEMTLEPSKPAATPAATQRLGCGDDDDDEGDDDDEEEAADMDAFVESGLLDADDPKRQPLSMEAMYEDISQDHAKKTVTMEAHPHLPGPPMASVHPCRHAEVMKKIIQTVTEGGGELGVHMYLIVFLKFVQAVIPTIEYDYTQNFAM
- the Atg3 gene encoding autophagy-related protein 3 isoform X1 encodes the protein MQSVINTVKGTALGFADKLTPILKESKFKETGVITPEEFVHAGDHLVHHCPTWQWSAGEGLPAKSYLPPDKQFLVTRNVPCYKRCKDMEYSMEHEKVLEEEGDEDGGWVDTHHYADGTSSGLAEQVQEMTLEPSKPAATPAATQRLGCGDDDDDEGDDDDEEEAADMDAFVESGLLDADDPATFVAKTEAMEKTTAAGGDSESGALDGAIVSTRTYDLNITYDNYYRTPRLWLYGYDEKRQPLSMEAMYEDISQDHAKKTVTMEAHPHLPGPPMASVHPCRHAEVMKKIIQTVTEGGGELGVHMYLIVFLKFVQAVIPTIEYDYTQNFAM